In Athalia rosae chromosome 6, iyAthRosa1.1, whole genome shotgun sequence, one DNA window encodes the following:
- the LOC105693005 gene encoding tudor and KH domain-containing protein homolog isoform X1 yields MKLIDRQLVLPVVISLSLTGVGAALLYYLYNKDGGSKKTTTRVPSSQQHEIQVRVPRKFVPAIIGRSGKTIDDIQEKTATKITFSAEETDDSTRICHIRGKEQCTHLAQLMIENIITNQPIIETYETYVPQDACGRIIGRGGDVIRNIQAISSAKVIVESSKSCMNPDAKTRVIIKGTAEHIAAALAMIEEKVLEQNNIRKQLDISSSSRLPRGQVSPRINTTVHTSDNQSESKDVSTATEGLVEVFVSAVDSPSQFWVQVVGSGSMALDKLVDEMTAYYNDDANTELHTLKNASIGQMVAAKFSVDEKWYRAEVVSELGNGQYEVYFVDYGDNQAVALHDLMELRTDFLSLRLQAIECSLANVKPRDGEWCLQACDKFAELSWVAQWKSLTAKVRGYKERSLARGGSRREGSPIPCIDLYDKTEHRDINIGKELVAAAIAEEEESSWSAASSTLSLTQRSSRESPISKLSVVSRHVSLPKDVATLSTEADLVKPKKMEMVDTVTPVRITPPLQKEQRNGSGDHFQNGSNTINNISDADKEGPSRRSIQPAGYESDFTDDSDSLELQ; encoded by the exons atgaaattgatcgaccGTCAGCTTGTGCTACCTGTTGTCATAAGCTTATCGCTGACAGGTGTTGGTGCTGCTCTgctgtattatttatataataag GATGGCGGTAGCAAAAAGACCACTACTCGTGTGCCAAGTTCCCAGCAGCATGAAATTCAGGTCCGTGTTCCACGAAAATTTGTGCCAGCCATAATAGGACGTTCAGGAAAAACCATTGATGATATTCAGGAGAAAACAGCAACTAAAATAACTTTTTCTGCTGAGGAGACAGATGATTCGACTAGAATCTGTCATATTCGTGGTAAAGAGCAATGCACTCATCTGGCTCAACTGATGATTGAGAACATCATTACTAATCAACCAATCATCGAAACCTATGAGACATATGTCCCACAGGATGCATGTGGGAGGATCATCGGAAGAGGAGGCGATGTTATACGCAACATCCAGGCAATATCTAGCGCAAAAGTCATTGTCGAGTCTTCCAAGAGCTGTATGAATCCTG ATGCAAAAACCAGGGTGATTATAAAGGGAACCGCAGAACATATAGCCGCCGCTCTTGCAATGATTGAAGAAAAGGTACTGGAGCAAAACAATATTCGCAAACAATTAGACATCAGCTCATCCTCTAGGTTACCCCGAGGTCAAGTTTCCCCACGAATCAATACAACAGTTCACACCTCAGATAATCAATCTGAGTCCAAGGATGTTTCTACCGCAACAG AAGGCTTAGTGGAAGTATTTGTTAGTGCTGTGGATAGCCCGAGTCAATTTTGGGTGCAAGTGGTCGGGTCTGGTTCAATGGCACTAGATAAACTGGTGGACGAAATGACCGCGTACTACAACGACGACGCAAACACAGAATTACATACCCTCAAGAAC GCAAGTATCGGACAAATGGTAGCGGCGAAATTCAGTGTGGATGAGAAATGGTACCGAGCAGAAGTAGTTAGTGAACTAGGAAATGGGCAATATGAGGTGTATTTTGTTGATTATGGTGATAATCAGGCCGTAGCTCTACATGATCTTATGGAACTTCGAACAGATTTCTTGAGCTTGCGGTTGCAGGCCATTGAGTGCTCCCTTGCCAACGTCAAACCGAG AGATGGCGAATGGTGTCTGCAAGCTTGTGACAAATTTGCTGAACTCAGTTGGGTCGCTCAGTGGAAATCCTTGACTGCTAAAGTCCGCGGATACAAAGAACGTAGTTTGGCCAGAGGAGGATCCCGTCGAGAAGGGTCCCCCATTCCTTGCATTGATTTATACGATAAGACTGAGCACAGG GATATCAACATAGGCAAGGAGTTGGTAGCTGCAGCCATTGCCGAGGAAGAGGAAAGTTCCTGGTCTGCAGCGAGTTCAACACTTTCCTTAACACAGCGTAGTTCCCGCGAGTCTCCTATTTCAAAACTCTCGGTAGTCTCACGTCACGTCTCTCTACCCAAAGATGTAGCTACTCTTTCCACAGAAGCTGATCTGGTCAAACCAAAG AAAATGGAGATGGTTGACACGGTTACTCCTGTCAGGATAACTCCACCTCTCCagaaagaacaaagaaatgGCAGCGGGGACCACTTCCAAAATGGCAGCAACACTATTAACAACATCAGTGACGCTGACAAAGAAGGGCCATCACGCAGAAGTATACAACCCGCTGGCTACGAAAGTGATTTTACAGATGATTCCGACAGTCTGGAGCTACAATAA
- the LOC105693005 gene encoding tudor and KH domain-containing protein homolog isoform X3 — translation MIRLESVIFVDACGRIIGRGGDVIRNIQAISSAKVIVESSKSCMNPDAKTRVIIKGTAEHIAAALAMIEEKVLEQNNIRKQLDISSSSRLPRGQVSPRINTTVHTSDNQSESKDVSTATEGLVEVFVSAVDSPSQFWVQVVGSGSMALDKLVDEMTAYYNDDANTELHTLKNASIGQMVAAKFSVDEKWYRAEVVSELGNGQYEVYFVDYGDNQAVALHDLMELRTDFLSLRLQAIECSLANVKPRDGEWCLQACDKFAELSWVAQWKSLTAKVRGYKERSLARGGSRREGSPIPCIDLYDKTEHRDINIGKELVAAAIAEEEESSWSAASSTLSLTQRSSRESPISKLSVVSRHVSLPKDVATLSTEADLVKPKKMEMVDTVTPVRITPPLQKEQRNGSGDHFQNGSNTINNISDADKEGPSRRSIQPAGYESDFTDDSDSLELQ, via the exons ATGATTCGACTAGAATCTGTCATATTCGTG GATGCATGTGGGAGGATCATCGGAAGAGGAGGCGATGTTATACGCAACATCCAGGCAATATCTAGCGCAAAAGTCATTGTCGAGTCTTCCAAGAGCTGTATGAATCCTG ATGCAAAAACCAGGGTGATTATAAAGGGAACCGCAGAACATATAGCCGCCGCTCTTGCAATGATTGAAGAAAAGGTACTGGAGCAAAACAATATTCGCAAACAATTAGACATCAGCTCATCCTCTAGGTTACCCCGAGGTCAAGTTTCCCCACGAATCAATACAACAGTTCACACCTCAGATAATCAATCTGAGTCCAAGGATGTTTCTACCGCAACAG AAGGCTTAGTGGAAGTATTTGTTAGTGCTGTGGATAGCCCGAGTCAATTTTGGGTGCAAGTGGTCGGGTCTGGTTCAATGGCACTAGATAAACTGGTGGACGAAATGACCGCGTACTACAACGACGACGCAAACACAGAATTACATACCCTCAAGAAC GCAAGTATCGGACAAATGGTAGCGGCGAAATTCAGTGTGGATGAGAAATGGTACCGAGCAGAAGTAGTTAGTGAACTAGGAAATGGGCAATATGAGGTGTATTTTGTTGATTATGGTGATAATCAGGCCGTAGCTCTACATGATCTTATGGAACTTCGAACAGATTTCTTGAGCTTGCGGTTGCAGGCCATTGAGTGCTCCCTTGCCAACGTCAAACCGAG AGATGGCGAATGGTGTCTGCAAGCTTGTGACAAATTTGCTGAACTCAGTTGGGTCGCTCAGTGGAAATCCTTGACTGCTAAAGTCCGCGGATACAAAGAACGTAGTTTGGCCAGAGGAGGATCCCGTCGAGAAGGGTCCCCCATTCCTTGCATTGATTTATACGATAAGACTGAGCACAGG GATATCAACATAGGCAAGGAGTTGGTAGCTGCAGCCATTGCCGAGGAAGAGGAAAGTTCCTGGTCTGCAGCGAGTTCAACACTTTCCTTAACACAGCGTAGTTCCCGCGAGTCTCCTATTTCAAAACTCTCGGTAGTCTCACGTCACGTCTCTCTACCCAAAGATGTAGCTACTCTTTCCACAGAAGCTGATCTGGTCAAACCAAAG AAAATGGAGATGGTTGACACGGTTACTCCTGTCAGGATAACTCCACCTCTCCagaaagaacaaagaaatgGCAGCGGGGACCACTTCCAAAATGGCAGCAACACTATTAACAACATCAGTGACGCTGACAAAGAAGGGCCATCACGCAGAAGTATACAACCCGCTGGCTACGAAAGTGATTTTACAGATGATTCCGACAGTCTGGAGCTACAATAA
- the LOC105693005 gene encoding tudor and KH domain-containing protein homolog isoform X2: MIENIITNQPIIETYETYVPQDACGRIIGRGGDVIRNIQAISSAKVIVESSKSCMNPDAKTRVIIKGTAEHIAAALAMIEEKVLEQNNIRKQLDISSSSRLPRGQVSPRINTTVHTSDNQSESKDVSTATEGLVEVFVSAVDSPSQFWVQVVGSGSMALDKLVDEMTAYYNDDANTELHTLKNASIGQMVAAKFSVDEKWYRAEVVSELGNGQYEVYFVDYGDNQAVALHDLMELRTDFLSLRLQAIECSLANVKPRDGEWCLQACDKFAELSWVAQWKSLTAKVRGYKERSLARGGSRREGSPIPCIDLYDKTEHRDINIGKELVAAAIAEEEESSWSAASSTLSLTQRSSRESPISKLSVVSRHVSLPKDVATLSTEADLVKPKKMEMVDTVTPVRITPPLQKEQRNGSGDHFQNGSNTINNISDADKEGPSRRSIQPAGYESDFTDDSDSLELQ, encoded by the exons ATGATTGAGAACATCATTACTAATCAACCAATCATCGAAACCTATGAGACATATGTCCCACAGGATGCATGTGGGAGGATCATCGGAAGAGGAGGCGATGTTATACGCAACATCCAGGCAATATCTAGCGCAAAAGTCATTGTCGAGTCTTCCAAGAGCTGTATGAATCCTG ATGCAAAAACCAGGGTGATTATAAAGGGAACCGCAGAACATATAGCCGCCGCTCTTGCAATGATTGAAGAAAAGGTACTGGAGCAAAACAATATTCGCAAACAATTAGACATCAGCTCATCCTCTAGGTTACCCCGAGGTCAAGTTTCCCCACGAATCAATACAACAGTTCACACCTCAGATAATCAATCTGAGTCCAAGGATGTTTCTACCGCAACAG AAGGCTTAGTGGAAGTATTTGTTAGTGCTGTGGATAGCCCGAGTCAATTTTGGGTGCAAGTGGTCGGGTCTGGTTCAATGGCACTAGATAAACTGGTGGACGAAATGACCGCGTACTACAACGACGACGCAAACACAGAATTACATACCCTCAAGAAC GCAAGTATCGGACAAATGGTAGCGGCGAAATTCAGTGTGGATGAGAAATGGTACCGAGCAGAAGTAGTTAGTGAACTAGGAAATGGGCAATATGAGGTGTATTTTGTTGATTATGGTGATAATCAGGCCGTAGCTCTACATGATCTTATGGAACTTCGAACAGATTTCTTGAGCTTGCGGTTGCAGGCCATTGAGTGCTCCCTTGCCAACGTCAAACCGAG AGATGGCGAATGGTGTCTGCAAGCTTGTGACAAATTTGCTGAACTCAGTTGGGTCGCTCAGTGGAAATCCTTGACTGCTAAAGTCCGCGGATACAAAGAACGTAGTTTGGCCAGAGGAGGATCCCGTCGAGAAGGGTCCCCCATTCCTTGCATTGATTTATACGATAAGACTGAGCACAGG GATATCAACATAGGCAAGGAGTTGGTAGCTGCAGCCATTGCCGAGGAAGAGGAAAGTTCCTGGTCTGCAGCGAGTTCAACACTTTCCTTAACACAGCGTAGTTCCCGCGAGTCTCCTATTTCAAAACTCTCGGTAGTCTCACGTCACGTCTCTCTACCCAAAGATGTAGCTACTCTTTCCACAGAAGCTGATCTGGTCAAACCAAAG AAAATGGAGATGGTTGACACGGTTACTCCTGTCAGGATAACTCCACCTCTCCagaaagaacaaagaaatgGCAGCGGGGACCACTTCCAAAATGGCAGCAACACTATTAACAACATCAGTGACGCTGACAAAGAAGGGCCATCACGCAGAAGTATACAACCCGCTGGCTACGAAAGTGATTTTACAGATGATTCCGACAGTCTGGAGCTACAATAA
- the LOC105693006 gene encoding uncharacterized protein LOC105693006 → MELLVPTVSDIVFKYTWPIKRYMKVVGKKTSFDSSPFSININGIQSEWNLSIRFWKGPQGKKITNPVVLCLNMLNCSIAEIEQARVRFQFGIYNVDTIHWEFCHVNRTILALKTTGDIFSLGYRDLCIVDRHVNKSGDITVMVKIQIIQNEIERHNLSQDMAHTLRHPRAADARLSCGGMNNTEIPVQSGIIGARSSTLAAMIEPIRKVDNTDETCEFTDPLKINMEDKLDRVVEAYAIGETSQISNGQDELDRKYIPK, encoded by the exons ATGGAGTTATTGGTACCTACGGTTTCCGACATAGTCTTCAAATATACTTGGCCGATAAAAAGGTATATGAAGGTCGTAGGTAAGAAGACTTCCTTCGATAGTTCACCGTTCAGCATCAACATCAATGGAATTCAAAGCGAATGGAACTTGTCGATACGATTTTGGAAGGGACCACAAG gaaaaaaaatcacaaatccgGTTGTCCTGTGTTTGAATATGTTGAATTGTTCGATCGCGGAAATCGAGCAAGCGAGAGTTCGTTTTCAATTTGGGATTTACAACGTGGATACGATACACTGGGAATTCTGTCACGTGAACCGGACAATCCTCGCATTGAAGACAACGGGTGACATTTTTTCCTTGGGCTATAGAGACTTGTGTATCGTTGATCGACACGTCAACAAATCTGGCGACATCACCGTAATGGTCAAGATACAGATCATTCAAAACGAAATCGAGAGGCACAATCTGTCACAG GATATGGCACACACTTTGAGGCATCCAAGGGCAGCAGATGCGAGACTGAGTTGCGGGGGTATGAACAACACAGAAATACCGGTACAAAGCGGTATCATTGGCGCTCGCAGTTCAACTCTAGCCGCAATGATAGAACCCATAAGGAAGGTCGACAATACCGACGAGACGTGCGAATTCACGGACCCATTAAAGATAAATATGGAAGACAAACTTGACAGGGTTGTGGAGGCATATGCCATTGGAGAAACGAGCCAGATATCAAATGGACAAGATGAGCTTGACCGAAAATATATTCCGAAATAA
- the LOC105692529 gene encoding uncharacterized protein LOC105692529, whose translation MNSLTIALILIISACFVAARPRYLAIPLDDVEIIELSSLPRVSRHAESFIPVAVATVHAEEVEPSPRIERSTATHFMDFVDFGGHTGENGAFGWYADFPAHQ comes from the exons ATGAACTCCttg ACAATCGCGCTGATCCTGATCATCTCCGCGTGTTTCGTCGCGGCCCGTCCAAGGTACCTCGCAATACCCCTCGACGACGTCGAAATAATCGAACTGTCATCGTTGCCGCGAGTCAGCCGCCACGCCGAGAGTTTCATTCCGGTCGCCGTTGCAACGGTCCACGCCGAAGAGGTCGAACCGTCTCCGAGGATCGAGCGGTCCACGGCAACGCATTTCATGGATTTCGTGGATTTCGGAGGGCACACAGGAGAAAATGGCGCCTTCGGATGGTACGCCGACTTTCCGGCCCATCAGTAA